Sequence from the Paenibacillus tundrae genome:
AATGTTCAGAGAAGGGATCTGGGGAAATTGTCTATGAATCTTGAATTTGAAGATTATACAACGGGGTTCCCGCAGGAACTCAAGCTGATGTTGTTCATGATCCAGAGTGATCCAACCTCTCAATCATCAGCACTAGAAGCGATGGCGGAGAACATCGATTGGAATCTATTTATGCGGTTAGTATATCATCATCGGCTGTATTCGGTGCTATATCTAAAGATCAAACATGGCAATATGTCATTTGTTCCAGCAAACGTTGTGGAAAGTTTCAGGCAGGAGTACACGGCGAATACATTTCGCATGTTACATCTAACAGCAGAGATGGAGCATGTGTGCGGTGCCTTGGCTGGACAAGGAATTCGGAATATCACGCTGAAGGGACCAGCTCTCGCTCACGATCTGTATGGCGAGATATCCATGCGTACATCGAAGGATCTGGATATCCTTATTCCTTTGGAGGATGTAGCAGCCGCAGAAGAAGTGCTAGAGACCCTAGGGTATGTAACGAAGGAAGGCACACGTATTACCGCAGTCCAGAGCTGGAAATGGCGAGAACATCATGTGTGTTATATGCATCCGGTCAAACGAACACAGGTAGAGGTGCATTGGCGTCTGAATCCAGATTCTGGCAAAGAGTCAGATTTTGAGGTGTTGTGGAAACGAAGCCGATTGAGCCCGTATACTCAAACCCCTGTTCGAATGCTGGAGAGAGAAGATCTATGGGTTTACCTGGTGACACATGGTGCAAGACACGGCTGGTTCCGATTACGCTGGCTCTTGGATATTGATCAGATGATCCGTACGATGCCGATGGATACAAATCTTCTAACGAAACGTTTGAAAGCAGAGGGACGTATGGCGATTGGAACGCAAGCTCTGCGATTAGTCTCAGCTCTGCTGAATACACCTCTGAACTCGAGCTATCATTCGCTGTTATCCTTGAATTCCAAGACAGGAGATCGGCTTGCAAGACACGGTGTGCTGTTTATGCATGAGATGGTTGAAAGCCCTGCACATGTGAAGAGTTACCAGTCTTATCTGTTTGCACTGAGAAGTCGGAGACAGAAAATGTTTTTTTTCATTGAACGATTGTATCCAAGCACTTGGGATGTGGAACAGTTTCCGCTCCCACGTTATTTGCACTTTTTATATTTTCCGTTACGTCCGTTCCTCTGGTTCTGGCGTCGAATGAAAAGGAACACGATGGCGGAAAGGGGATAACACGATGCTCTCAGAACTTCAATTTTATATGCGTAAATTACGTAGTGTAACTGGACCGGTACTCTATTGGAATCTACTAGGGATGATCAGTATCAGCTTGATGGAAGGCATCGGCATTTATATGTTAGTTCCGATGTTGAGCTTAATTGGAGTGTTCCAGCTGAACTCGGCCGGGATTCAGATCCCGTGGATCTCTGATGCCTTAAGTGGGTTATCTCAGAACAATCAGTTGCTCCTGGTACTTATAACTTTTGTTGTTATCCTCTCAGGTCAGGCATGGTTGCAACGTCTGCAGACGATTCGAAACACCAAAATCCAGCAGCAGTTTATACGGACACTACGCCTAGAAACCTATCGTTCAATCCTCGCGGCGGGCTGGCCTTTTTTTCTCCGAAAAAGAAAATCCGATTTTAACCATATATTAACGACTGAACTGGCACGGGTTAGCCAAGGTACGAATATTATGCTGCAAATGGCGGCCTCGTTAATCTTTACGGGTATTCAGATCGGTCTTGCTTTCTGGTTATCAGCCAAACTAACCACACTCGTACTGGTTTGTGGATTAGTGCTGTTCTTCGTTCTAAGGAAGTTCGTCAAACGTGCTAAGCAAATCGGAGATCAGACATCTGAATTCTCGCAACATTATTACCACGGGTTAACAGAACATTTTAACGGGATAAAAGATATCAAAAGTAACATGCTCGAAAGTTCTCATATTCATTGGTTTGACGGCATGTGCAAACGAATCGAACGTAATGTTATCCAGTTTAGCAAGCTTAATAGTGGAACACAGTTCATCCACAAGGTATCTTCAGCCGTCATTATTGCTGCGTTTATCTATCTCTCGATGCGTGTCCTAAATGTGCCCCCAGCAAGTTTGCTGCTTATTATTCTTATTTTCTCCCGTTTGTGGCCGAGATTCACTTCCATTCAGTCTAACCTGGAGTATATCAGCTCCATGCTGCCCGCTTTTCGGATTGTTCGTGAGCTACAGCTGGAAACGGAGAAAAGTCGTGAAATACATAATACCCTCACAGGTGCGGCATATCAGCCTGATTCTGATCCGTCTAGTCCTGGTCCGCGTTCCATGCGGATGAAAGCGAAATCCCAAGCCCAGGCTCAAGTGAGCACGAGTGGTATGGTGGAGGATATGCGTCCCATTCAGCCCTTGGAATTACTGCGCTCCATTAGCTGTGAGTATGTGAATTATCGTTATGAGGGAAGTAATACGTATGCTCTTCGTGAGGCGAATGTCACAATCCCGGCCAAAGGCATGACGGCTATTGTAGGTAAATCCGGTGCGGGAAAAAGTACCCTGATCGATCTTATTATGGGTCTGATACGACCGGAGAGTGGTCAGATTCTTATTGATGGTGAACCTCTCACCGAAAGCTCATTGCTGGCTTGGCGAAGCTCCATTGGGTATGTGCCCCAAGATCCATTTTTGTTTCATACGAGCATTCGTGAAAACTTGCGTTTGGTTGACCCAGATGCCAGCGAAGAACAGATGTGGCAAGCGTTACAGTTTTCGTCCTCGGCGTCCTTTGTACGCAAATTGCCACAGGGTCTAGATACCGTTATTGGTGATCGTGGCATAAGGTTATCCGGTGGTGAACGTCAACGGTTAGTGCTTGCACGTGTGATGTTGCGCAATCCTTCCGTGCTGGTATTAGATGAAGCGACAAGTGCATTAGACAGTGAAAATGAACAACATATTCATGAAGCGCTCGAACGCTTAAGAGGGCATGTAACGATCATTGTTATTGCCCATCGCTTGTCTACTATTCGTACAGCCGATCGTGTCATTGTCCTGGATGAAGGCCAGGTTATTCAGCAGGGCGGTTACCAGCAGCTGTCCACCGATCCTATTGGAACCTTCAGTAAGTTGCTCAATATGCAGGCAGGCGTAGTAGGTCAGTAGGAGTAGAGCAATAGGTGTTGAGTGATGTAAGCATTATTTCATGTTGTGCATGATAAAGAGGCGCAGACTATAGCTGCGCCTCATATCTTTAACATACGTCTGCGAACTGACAGTTACAGCCTCATACCTTCTACCTTCAAACTTTGAACATGAAAACTGCCGTAAGAGCTTATCCGATCCGGTTCGTGGTTGTAGACAGGGGAAGTTGTAGAGAATCGGTCTGCTCTAGATGCCTTACGATCTCAGCTACAGCTTCGTCCAAAGAGAGCAGTTCCGTATCGATAATGAGCGAAGGTTCCTCAGGAATATCATAAGGTGCGGAGATCCCAGTGAAATGTAGGATATCCCCGTTACGAGCTTTCTTGTATAAACCTTTTGGATCACGCCGCTCACATTCTTCAATAGAACAACGAACATAGATTTCAATAAAGTCACCAGGCTCGAATAACTGCTTGACCATTTCGCGATCCTCTGCGTGAGGAGAAATAAAAGCTGAGAGAACAATTAATCCAGCATCCACCATCAGTTTAGATACTTCACCAATACGGCGTAGGTTCTCTTGACGATCGGTGGCGGTAAAGCCAAGATCCCGATTAAGTCCATGACGCACATTGTCCCCGTCCAGCACATAACAACGTATTCCTGCGTCATATAGATGCTTCTCTAACGCAAAGGCAAGGGAGGACTTCCCTGCACCGGAAAGACCTGTGAACCACAGTGTACGGCTGCGATGACCATTGCGAATCTCGCGCTCTTGTCGATCTAAGCTGGATTGTTGCCAGGTAATGTTACGTTCTTCTCTCGTCACAGATATCCGCCTCTTCCTATGTAGTATATGTATAATATTTTAACATCTTTTCAAGATTGTAGCATCAAATTATACCTATCAATCATAGGCTATGTAAGGTATTTATTCTCAATTAAGAACCGATTTCTGCATCATAATATGGTATGGAATGGAGAGATCATAGGGAGCATGTTAAGTTCAATTTTGATCGCGCTGCAGGTCGTCATTTTAATCTGGTTTGGGTACTGGTTTATCATATCGTTGTTTGGATTCGGCAAAGCGAAACCGATGGAAATGCGTGCTCCTAAGAGTCGGTTCTTGCTGCTTGTTCCTGCTCATAACGAGGAGGTTGTCATTGGAGATCTACTAGACAATCTGAAGATGATTGATTATCCAGCGGAGTTGTTCGATATTTGTCTCATTGCCGATAATTGCTCTGATCGCACCGCCGATATTGGTCG
This genomic interval carries:
- a CDS encoding nucleotidyltransferase domain-containing protein gives rise to the protein MNLEFEDYTTGFPQELKLMLFMIQSDPTSQSSALEAMAENIDWNLFMRLVYHHRLYSVLYLKIKHGNMSFVPANVVESFRQEYTANTFRMLHLTAEMEHVCGALAGQGIRNITLKGPALAHDLYGEISMRTSKDLDILIPLEDVAAAEEVLETLGYVTKEGTRITAVQSWKWREHHVCYMHPVKRTQVEVHWRLNPDSGKESDFEVLWKRSRLSPYTQTPVRMLEREDLWVYLVTHGARHGWFRLRWLLDIDQMIRTMPMDTNLLTKRLKAEGRMAIGTQALRLVSALLNTPLNSSYHSLLSLNSKTGDRLARHGVLFMHEMVESPAHVKSYQSYLFALRSRRQKMFFFIERLYPSTWDVEQFPLPRYLHFLYFPLRPFLWFWRRMKRNTMAERG
- a CDS encoding ABC transporter ATP-binding protein, whose protein sequence is MLSELQFYMRKLRSVTGPVLYWNLLGMISISLMEGIGIYMLVPMLSLIGVFQLNSAGIQIPWISDALSGLSQNNQLLLVLITFVVILSGQAWLQRLQTIRNTKIQQQFIRTLRLETYRSILAAGWPFFLRKRKSDFNHILTTELARVSQGTNIMLQMAASLIFTGIQIGLAFWLSAKLTTLVLVCGLVLFFVLRKFVKRAKQIGDQTSEFSQHYYHGLTEHFNGIKDIKSNMLESSHIHWFDGMCKRIERNVIQFSKLNSGTQFIHKVSSAVIIAAFIYLSMRVLNVPPASLLLIILIFSRLWPRFTSIQSNLEYISSMLPAFRIVRELQLETEKSREIHNTLTGAAYQPDSDPSSPGPRSMRMKAKSQAQAQVSTSGMVEDMRPIQPLELLRSISCEYVNYRYEGSNTYALREANVTIPAKGMTAIVGKSGAGKSTLIDLIMGLIRPESGQILIDGEPLTESSLLAWRSSIGYVPQDPFLFHTSIRENLRLVDPDASEEQMWQALQFSSSASFVRKLPQGLDTVIGDRGIRLSGGERQRLVLARVMLRNPSVLVLDEATSALDSENEQHIHEALERLRGHVTIIVIAHRLSTIRTADRVIVLDEGQVIQQGGYQQLSTDPIGTFSKLLNMQAGVVGQ
- the cysC gene encoding adenylyl-sulfate kinase → MTREERNITWQQSSLDRQEREIRNGHRSRTLWFTGLSGAGKSSLAFALEKHLYDAGIRCYVLDGDNVRHGLNRDLGFTATDRQENLRRIGEVSKLMVDAGLIVLSAFISPHAEDREMVKQLFEPGDFIEIYVRCSIEECERRDPKGLYKKARNGDILHFTGISAPYDIPEEPSLIIDTELLSLDEAVAEIVRHLEQTDSLQLPLSTTTNRIG